One window of Cohnella hashimotonis genomic DNA carries:
- a CDS encoding S-layer homology domain-containing protein, translated as MNKTIVRTGKKSVSALLAGVLSAGLALGAHAPAVSAAEPGGAISFKTQTGGIFDGMPLFDGNPTHLDAFVDQYYDYIGLEGAALYATGIRDNYTFVMDGADNNGHKGKTVPGGLAAADNVYGVSTDFPALVGLGQTWNKALVSQVGKVMGSEKISQLNVKQGTANIHNGSNTSRSIAFTALSDVRVNPLNGRTPEGYGEDPYLSATLIDNMAAGLAGTDQEASQDGFWQRAVVGTKHFSLYNAEWFRQTSSTNAGARAIYEYQIPSAFKGLESGSVAGVMTSFGRTNGVPNIISPYMILGSQLARYGMYSSPDFNGENHLFNTSFSNGFDTQYTLDRKHALALMVLAHSESVRASGTDKTDVVTLANAVKEGLYGITLQDVEEAGRPIVNQLARLGIFNEVDASGVPINYPFAGQAKDVAATLTSFSTPAHQEVALQAARESVVLLKNTDEALPLAKSKKAAVVGAYADMRMRPGYAAATPTTLANAGKTPLYSILNTIGADNVKFSTGSAVVALKSAANGNYVTAGTGAGSQLNASFPGAANALTDAQLFEYYDWGQNAASLKSKANGLWVTAPTTNSASVGNTATANLLLTNPDWTTLASTGNNSTVPAKLRFESNGGSSVSIVSGGLAIQTGLFSGRLLTAGADGSVSTAASTIGTIANFNARDNSAKFDKTVVQEAGMGADIAAMANTQDYALVFVGAHPNNSGGEGSDRADLYLGADDYKIAHNVAAAFAAKNKKTVVVLLASSPVIMEEIQKDPNVSAVITQPYSGEFDAQGLTDVLFGDYAPTGRLSATWYADMSALPAIDKYSIPEGNTAISGVDQLDPRFVSDMFNADPVEAKLTYMFTNAPITYEFGYGLSYGDFTYKEFTAPSAAVANQKFNVSVELTNEGSITTSEVVQLYARKNGSAYGEEVPAKKLVAYDKVELTQGEHKIVTLSVDPKDLAIWDVNKGDYIVEDGAYTFMIGRSSKDIRSTKDVTISGDSLATLDAKTAFNVFDHAYDSYAVAYREASKERTVESLRDDKIAGEYYAVMSKGSGSWVALPKADFTGAKKIEAYVGTNGAGGNITLRADSPTAEPFATIAVPVTGKTTYVMPTAADQTVNELGYTKVEAAVAAAPAGAHTVYVVFEAADLRIDSLQVTQTAVNIAKPLDGAALPAAKPGVAYEQTLALEASGGTAPYAWSVTGLPEGLSFDAATGKITGTVSDGAVDNSPYTVTISATDANDETVSVTNTLAIGDVLGIGSQEGGAVPAAKVGAAYSVQLAAYGGTEPYTWTVTGLPEGLALDAAAQKISGVPAAGTDVDSPYEVVIRVTDSANVSREMTASLTVSPSDPVDPGTEELEIVAPVAGSAIVSGNEGSAYDQLLTLTATGGTEPYVWSISGLPTGLTFDPATLRITGTPSSSGTFPLTITATDAEERTATVAASLTIAPIYVPPYVPPVTTPNTGTGTETPSADGTLKVSDAMLTVGDTGASVTLPAGTKTAQLSASLLGKAEGKSLELKAGDLSLTLPATVLKQLAAAIPADRLGDAQVQVSFKAVDATAAAQAVGGSTDATNVRLAGDVIEFTLTVVVGDANTAVTTFDAPITLTLKAPGVTNPKLGGIFYLTGNGQRQYVDSKYVDGAYVAQLQHFSKYAVLEVNKNFADVPASHWAIDVIKELAAKQIVGGTSETTFEPGRTITRAEFTQLLAGALKLTDEGTQSFADVSAGVWYAKPIALAAEAGIVTGRGDGKFDPSGAITRQEMATMIVKAYRYLHGSAAAAGAGASFADADRIAAWAAPYVAEASSLGLLSGRGAGQFAPQGVTTRAEAAQSVYNLLQK; from the coding sequence ATGAACAAGACAATCGTCCGCACGGGCAAAAAAAGCGTATCCGCGCTGCTGGCCGGCGTGCTGTCGGCGGGACTTGCGCTCGGCGCGCATGCGCCGGCGGTTTCGGCGGCGGAGCCGGGAGGCGCCATCTCCTTTAAAACGCAGACGGGCGGCATATTCGACGGCATGCCGCTGTTCGACGGCAATCCGACCCATCTCGACGCCTTCGTTGACCAGTACTACGATTACATCGGGCTCGAAGGAGCGGCGCTGTACGCAACGGGCATCCGGGACAATTATACGTTCGTCATGGACGGCGCGGACAACAACGGTCACAAGGGAAAGACGGTTCCCGGCGGGCTCGCGGCGGCCGACAACGTGTACGGCGTATCCACGGACTTTCCCGCGCTCGTCGGTCTGGGCCAGACCTGGAACAAAGCGCTCGTCTCGCAGGTCGGCAAGGTCATGGGCAGCGAGAAAATCAGCCAGCTGAACGTCAAGCAAGGAACGGCCAACATCCATAACGGCTCCAACACGTCGCGTTCGATCGCCTTCACCGCGCTCTCCGACGTTCGCGTCAATCCGCTCAACGGCCGGACGCCCGAAGGCTATGGCGAAGATCCTTACCTGTCGGCGACGCTGATCGACAATATGGCTGCGGGCCTTGCCGGCACCGACCAGGAAGCGAGCCAGGACGGGTTCTGGCAGCGCGCGGTCGTCGGCACCAAGCACTTTTCCTTGTACAACGCGGAGTGGTTCCGCCAGACGTCGAGCACGAACGCCGGCGCGCGGGCCATCTACGAATATCAGATTCCGTCGGCGTTCAAGGGGCTGGAGTCGGGTTCGGTAGCCGGCGTCATGACGTCCTTCGGCCGTACGAACGGCGTTCCGAACATCATCTCGCCATACATGATTCTGGGCAGCCAGCTCGCCCGCTACGGGATGTACTCTTCGCCGGACTTTAACGGCGAGAATCATCTGTTCAACACGAGCTTCAGCAACGGGTTCGACACCCAATACACGCTCGATCGCAAGCACGCGCTCGCGCTGATGGTCCTGGCGCATTCGGAGTCCGTACGCGCTTCGGGCACGGACAAGACGGACGTCGTCACCCTGGCGAACGCGGTCAAGGAAGGCTTGTACGGCATCACGCTTCAGGACGTGGAGGAAGCCGGCCGTCCGATCGTGAACCAGCTCGCCCGCCTGGGCATTTTTAACGAAGTCGACGCCAGCGGCGTGCCGATCAACTATCCGTTCGCCGGCCAGGCGAAGGACGTGGCCGCTACGCTGACCAGCTTCAGTACGCCGGCGCATCAAGAGGTGGCATTGCAAGCCGCGCGCGAATCCGTCGTTCTGCTGAAGAACACGGACGAAGCGCTCCCGCTGGCCAAGAGCAAGAAGGCCGCCGTCGTCGGCGCTTACGCCGACATGCGGATGCGTCCGGGCTACGCCGCGGCGACGCCGACGACGCTCGCGAATGCCGGCAAAACGCCGCTGTATTCGATCCTGAATACGATCGGCGCGGACAACGTGAAGTTCTCGACCGGCAGCGCGGTCGTCGCGCTGAAGTCGGCCGCGAACGGCAATTATGTCACGGCAGGCACGGGCGCGGGCTCTCAATTGAACGCGAGCTTCCCAGGCGCGGCGAACGCGCTGACCGATGCGCAGCTGTTCGAATACTACGACTGGGGCCAGAACGCAGCCAGCTTGAAGTCCAAGGCCAACGGCCTTTGGGTGACGGCGCCTACGACGAACAGCGCGAGCGTGGGCAACACGGCCACCGCCAACCTGCTGCTGACCAATCCGGACTGGACGACGCTGGCCTCTACGGGCAACAACAGCACCGTGCCGGCCAAGCTCCGCTTCGAATCGAACGGCGGAAGCTCCGTATCGATCGTCTCGGGCGGCCTGGCGATTCAAACGGGCTTGTTCAGCGGACGCCTGCTGACGGCCGGCGCCGATGGCTCGGTGTCGACAGCCGCTTCGACGATCGGCACGATCGCGAACTTCAATGCGCGGGACAATAGCGCGAAGTTCGACAAGACGGTCGTGCAGGAAGCGGGCATGGGCGCCGATATCGCGGCGATGGCGAACACGCAGGACTACGCGCTCGTATTCGTCGGCGCGCATCCGAACAACAGCGGCGGCGAAGGCTCCGATCGCGCCGACCTGTACCTGGGCGCCGACGATTACAAAATCGCGCACAATGTCGCGGCGGCGTTCGCGGCCAAAAACAAGAAGACGGTCGTCGTGCTCCTCGCGAGCTCGCCGGTCATCATGGAAGAGATCCAGAAGGATCCGAACGTATCGGCCGTTATCACGCAGCCATACTCCGGCGAGTTCGACGCGCAAGGCCTGACGGACGTTCTGTTCGGCGACTACGCGCCGACCGGCCGCCTGTCGGCGACCTGGTACGCGGATATGTCCGCGCTGCCGGCGATCGACAAATATTCGATTCCGGAAGGCAATACGGCGATCTCGGGCGTCGACCAGCTCGATCCCCGTTTCGTGTCGGACATGTTTAACGCCGATCCGGTCGAAGCCAAGCTCACTTATATGTTTACGAATGCGCCGATTACTTACGAATTCGGCTATGGCCTTTCCTACGGCGACTTCACGTACAAGGAATTCACCGCGCCGAGCGCCGCGGTGGCGAATCAGAAGTTTAACGTGTCCGTCGAGCTTACCAACGAAGGCTCGATCACGACCTCCGAGGTCGTGCAGCTGTACGCGCGGAAAAACGGTTCCGCCTACGGCGAAGAAGTGCCCGCCAAGAAGCTGGTGGCCTATGACAAGGTCGAGCTGACCCAGGGCGAGCACAAGATCGTCACGCTCAGCGTCGATCCGAAGGACCTGGCGATCTGGGACGTCAACAAGGGCGATTATATCGTCGAAGACGGCGCTTATACGTTCATGATCGGACGTTCCTCCAAGGACATTCGGTCGACCAAGGACGTTACGATCTCCGGCGACTCGCTCGCGACGCTGGATGCCAAGACGGCATTTAACGTATTCGACCATGCGTACGATTCTTATGCGGTCGCGTACCGCGAAGCTTCGAAGGAGCGTACGGTCGAGAGTCTGCGCGACGACAAGATCGCGGGCGAATACTACGCGGTCATGTCCAAGGGTTCGGGATCCTGGGTCGCGCTGCCGAAGGCGGACTTCACGGGCGCCAAGAAAATCGAAGCGTACGTCGGCACGAACGGAGCGGGCGGCAATATTACGCTGCGCGCGGACTCGCCGACGGCCGAGCCGTTCGCGACGATCGCGGTGCCGGTCACGGGTAAGACGACCTATGTCATGCCGACGGCTGCCGATCAGACGGTTAACGAGCTGGGCTATACGAAAGTCGAGGCCGCCGTGGCAGCGGCGCCTGCGGGCGCGCATACCGTGTACGTCGTATTCGAAGCCGCCGATCTGCGCATCGACTCGCTGCAGGTGACGCAGACGGCCGTGAACATCGCGAAGCCGCTGGACGGCGCGGCGCTTCCAGCCGCGAAGCCGGGCGTGGCGTACGAGCAGACGCTGGCGCTCGAAGCGAGCGGCGGTACCGCGCCTTATGCGTGGAGCGTGACCGGACTGCCCGAAGGGCTGAGCTTCGACGCCGCGACGGGCAAGATCACGGGCACCGTTTCGGACGGCGCAGTAGATAACAGTCCGTATACGGTGACGATCTCGGCGACGGATGCGAACGACGAGACGGTATCGGTTACGAATACGCTGGCCATCGGCGACGTGCTGGGCATCGGCTCGCAGGAAGGCGGAGCTGTACCTGCGGCCAAGGTTGGCGCGGCCTACAGCGTGCAGCTGGCGGCTTATGGCGGCACGGAGCCTTACACCTGGACGGTGACGGGATTGCCGGAAGGCCTTGCGTTGGATGCGGCAGCACAGAAGATTAGCGGCGTTCCGGCTGCGGGCACGGATGTCGACAGCCCGTACGAGGTTGTCATTCGCGTGACGGATTCCGCCAATGTTTCCCGGGAAATGACGGCTTCTCTGACGGTCTCGCCGTCGGATCCGGTCGATCCGGGTACGGAGGAACTGGAGATTGTAGCGCCGGTTGCGGGAAGTGCGATCGTATCTGGCAATGAAGGCAGCGCGTACGATCAGTTGCTGACGCTGACGGCCACGGGCGGCACGGAGCCGTACGTATGGAGCATTAGCGGATTGCCGACGGGACTGACGTTCGATCCGGCGACCTTGCGGATCACGGGTACGCCGTCGAGCAGCGGTACATTCCCGTTGACGATCACGGCGACGGATGCGGAAGAACGCACGGCAACGGTGGCGGCAAGTCTCACGATCGCGCCGATCTATGTACCGCCATACGTCCCGCCGGTGACGACGCCGAACACGGGAACTGGAACGGAAACGCCTTCGGCAGACGGCACGCTAAAGGTATCGGACGCGATGTTGACGGTTGGCGACACGGGAGCGTCCGTGACGCTGCCAGCAGGCACGAAGACTGCGCAGCTGTCGGCGAGCCTGCTCGGCAAGGCGGAAGGCAAGAGCCTGGAGCTGAAGGCGGGCGACCTGTCGCTCACGCTTCCGGCAACCGTATTGAAGCAACTTGCGGCCGCAATTCCAGCGGATCGCCTTGGCGATGCGCAGGTGCAAGTATCGTTTAAGGCAGTTGACGCGACCGCGGCTGCGCAGGCAGTGGGCGGATCGACCGACGCGACGAACGTGCGCCTTGCAGGTGACGTTATCGAGTTCACGCTGACCGTCGTCGTTGGCGACGCGAACACGGCCGTGACGACGTTCGACGCGCCGATCACGCTGACGCTGAAGGCGCCTGGCGTCACAAATCCGAAGCTCGGCGGCATCTTCTATCTGACGGGCAACGGACAGCGCCAGTATGTCGACAGCAAGTACGTGGATGGCGCTTATGTGGCGCAACTCCAGCACTTTAGCAAGTACGCGGTACTTGAAGTGAACAAGAACTTCGCCGACGTTCCGGCTTCGCACTGGGCGATCGACGTGATCAAGGAACTGGCGGCCAAGCAAATCGTCGGCGGTACGAGCGAGACGACGTTCGAGCCGGGCCGCACGATCACGCGCGCCGAGTTCACGCAGCTGCTGGCAGGCGCGCTGAAGCTGACGGACGAAGGCACGCAGTCCTTCGCCGACGTATCGGCTGGCGTCTGGTACGCGAAGCCGATCGCGCTGGCGGCGGAAGCCGGCATCGTGACGGGCCGCGGCGACGGCAAGTTCGACCCGAGCGGCGCGATCACCCGCCAGGAGATGGCGACGATGATCGTGAAGGCGTACCGCTATCTGCACGGCAGCGCGGCAGCGGCCGGCGCAGGCGCGAGCTTCGCCGACGCGGACCGCATCGCGGCCTGGGCGGCGCCGTACGTGGCCGAAGCCTCGTCGCTCGGCCTGCTGTCGGGCCGGGGTGCAGGGCAGTTCGCGCCGCAAGGCGTGACGACCCGCGCCGAAGCCGCGCAGTCGGTGTACAATTTGCTGCAGAAGTAA
- a CDS encoding sensor histidine kinase, giving the protein MITRLRRFLLKLRPPRIRSRFLATMILVSLPPLFVLGYVSLNISKDMLVQNHIQANADHLKTSSEVADLLMRNIINMNRIILSNDQLRQELYRSGAAKADGQGVIDVRTANLLQNIVVSNLFDIQNIDSICLFDRNFRSVCYGRSEQAGKYGSEETRGLIERTDWYAQAEQAKGKEVFFGYNVLEESPYGNAFSSVKLLRDPNRLSGDKIGLLVINIRKSIFEQTVNESDESGFLVLDTRETNPVVVYDLRPELTAGVGIGGSLDATFANMRKAGYLYSQYRNATSGWMFVHFVEAKTLLQQSQRITLTTGLLAALMAGIALAVSYFVSGTITKPLLQLKKMIGDWAKGHSAADAGEAFLADEVGVIGQTFQRVTADYQVLSERLLQAQLKEREAELRSLQAQIKPHFLYNTLDSIYWMSMLEEKHDIAQMALSLSESFKLSLNKGRETIPVYKELKHIEHYMIIQNLRYDNRFKYEQEVDSDIMSYEIMKLMLQPLVENAIYHGLEPKVGEGTVRLTGRMDGEFLSFTVTDDGVGMADVRKTEEGYGMRNVRERLEIYYGPTSSFTIRSRPGEGTSIELRFPHKLYKEE; this is encoded by the coding sequence ATGATAACGAGACTCCGCCGCTTTTTGCTCAAGCTCAGGCCGCCGCGAATCCGCAGCCGATTTCTGGCTACCATGATCCTGGTGTCGCTGCCGCCGCTGTTCGTGCTGGGCTACGTCTCCCTGAACATTTCCAAGGACATGCTCGTGCAAAACCATATACAGGCCAACGCGGACCACCTCAAGACGTCCAGCGAGGTCGCCGATCTGCTCATGCGCAACATCATCAACATGAATCGCATTATCCTGTCCAACGACCAGCTCCGGCAGGAGCTGTATCGAAGCGGCGCTGCGAAGGCGGACGGGCAGGGCGTCATCGACGTCCGCACGGCCAACCTGCTGCAAAATATCGTCGTGTCGAACCTGTTCGACATCCAGAACATCGACTCGATCTGCCTGTTCGACCGCAACTTCCGGTCCGTCTGCTACGGACGCTCGGAGCAGGCGGGCAAGTACGGCTCCGAGGAAACGCGCGGCCTGATCGAACGCACGGACTGGTACGCGCAGGCCGAGCAGGCCAAGGGCAAGGAAGTGTTTTTCGGCTACAACGTGCTCGAGGAATCGCCCTACGGCAATGCGTTTTCCAGCGTCAAGCTGCTGCGCGATCCGAACCGGCTGAGCGGGGACAAGATCGGCCTGCTCGTCATTAACATCCGCAAGTCGATTTTCGAGCAGACGGTCAACGAGAGCGACGAGAGCGGGTTTCTTGTGCTCGATACGCGGGAGACGAATCCGGTCGTCGTCTACGACCTGCGTCCCGAGCTCACGGCCGGCGTCGGTATCGGCGGCAGCCTGGACGCGACGTTCGCGAACATGCGCAAGGCCGGCTACCTGTACAGCCAATACCGGAACGCGACGAGCGGCTGGATGTTCGTCCACTTCGTCGAGGCCAAGACGCTGCTTCAACAATCCCAGCGCATCACGCTGACGACGGGACTGCTGGCCGCGCTGATGGCCGGCATCGCGCTCGCGGTATCTTATTTTGTGTCGGGTACGATCACCAAGCCGCTGCTGCAGCTGAAAAAAATGATCGGCGACTGGGCCAAGGGCCATTCGGCCGCCGATGCGGGCGAGGCGTTTCTCGCGGACGAGGTCGGCGTCATCGGGCAGACGTTCCAGCGGGTAACGGCGGACTATCAGGTGCTGAGCGAGCGGCTGCTGCAGGCGCAGCTCAAGGAGCGGGAAGCGGAGCTGCGCTCGCTGCAGGCGCAGATCAAGCCGCATTTTTTATACAATACGCTCGATTCGATCTACTGGATGTCGATGCTCGAGGAGAAGCACGATATTGCCCAGATGGCGCTGTCGCTGTCCGAGAGCTTCAAGCTAAGCCTCAACAAAGGCAGGGAGACGATCCCGGTTTACAAGGAGCTCAAGCATATCGAGCACTACATGATCATTCAGAATCTGCGCTATGACAATCGTTTCAAGTACGAGCAAGAGGTCGATTCGGACATCATGAGCTACGAGATCATGAAGCTGATGCTGCAGCCGCTCGTCGAGAACGCCATCTATCACGGCCTCGAGCCCAAAGTCGGCGAAGGTACGGTGCGGTTGACCGGGAGAATGGACGGGGAATTCCTGTCGTTCACGGTGACCGACGACGGCGTCGGCATGGCGGATGTCCGGAAAACGGAGGAAGGTTACGGCATGCGCAACGTGCGGGAACGTCTGGAAATTTACTACGGGCCGACGAGCTCGTTTACGATCCGCAGCCGGCCGGGCGAAGGCACGTCGATCGAGCTGCGCTTTCCGCACAAGTTATACAAGGAGGAGTAG
- a CDS encoding response regulator transcription factor encodes MLKAVVFDDEFIVLKGLERLIDWREHGVELAGTAKDGLSALEMFRTLRPDIVMTDIRMPGMDGLQLIEHIQEEAPDTMCIVFSGYNEFDYVKRAIKLGVVDYLEKPITISKIREGIEKAVARIGERSEMSSLKRRWQEGLLEKATLDLLLYGSDAEDAWRVQFGPEAEDVQGVTVVASADSAFELPEGPGFRVVPVRNGAEYLHAVFHLGEIGSDWTGTLQAWDRTAVGSGTTHADVGEAAAGYREALRALRYGKYLEGTGWTRYEDLGDGHSPAPELSDLEEGILFDLRLGDKDSLMLKLDDYLASFKQGKVDPEIAELELLKLLLHAVEAAKETGGDASELDRAGEPPQLALRKLETRSAQAAWLRAEIERIADWMRGVRQRTKHSAVEKALAYMELHYGRDLTQQEVAAHVEMNAAYFSLLFKEQMGLSYIKYLTKLRMEKAKTLLEEGIPTQEISERVGYYHARHFAEVFKKQTGMTPGQYRSTGRGR; translated from the coding sequence ATGCTGAAGGCGGTCGTGTTCGACGACGAATTCATCGTGCTGAAAGGGCTGGAGCGGCTCATCGACTGGCGCGAGCACGGCGTCGAGCTGGCGGGGACGGCCAAGGACGGGCTATCCGCGCTGGAGATGTTCAGGACGCTGCGGCCCGATATCGTCATGACCGACATTCGCATGCCGGGCATGGACGGGCTTCAGCTGATCGAACACATCCAGGAGGAAGCGCCGGATACGATGTGCATCGTGTTCAGCGGCTACAACGAGTTCGATTACGTCAAGCGCGCGATCAAGCTCGGCGTCGTCGACTACCTGGAGAAGCCGATCACGATCTCGAAGATCCGGGAAGGCATCGAGAAGGCGGTTGCGCGCATCGGAGAGCGAAGCGAGATGTCGAGCCTGAAACGGAGATGGCAGGAGGGGCTGCTGGAAAAGGCGACGCTCGATCTGCTCCTCTATGGAAGCGATGCCGAAGACGCATGGAGGGTGCAGTTCGGTCCGGAAGCGGAGGACGTACAGGGCGTCACGGTCGTCGCCAGCGCGGATTCGGCGTTCGAGCTGCCGGAGGGGCCTGGCTTTCGCGTCGTCCCGGTGCGGAACGGCGCCGAATATTTGCATGCCGTATTCCATCTGGGGGAGATCGGCAGCGATTGGACCGGCACCCTGCAGGCGTGGGATCGCACGGCAGTGGGCTCCGGGACGACGCACGCCGATGTCGGCGAAGCTGCCGCCGGCTACCGCGAGGCGCTCCGGGCGCTTCGCTACGGCAAATATCTCGAGGGTACCGGCTGGACCCGGTACGAAGACTTGGGCGACGGCCATTCGCCGGCGCCCGAATTGTCCGATCTGGAGGAAGGCATCCTCTTCGACCTGCGTCTCGGGGATAAGGACAGCCTGATGCTGAAGCTGGACGATTATCTGGCGTCGTTCAAGCAGGGAAAGGTCGATCCGGAGATCGCCGAGCTCGAGCTGCTCAAACTGCTGCTTCATGCGGTCGAAGCCGCCAAAGAAACGGGTGGCGACGCCTCCGAGCTCGATCGCGCAGGCGAGCCGCCGCAGCTCGCGCTGCGCAAGCTCGAAACGCGGTCGGCGCAGGCCGCCTGGCTGCGGGCGGAGATCGAGCGGATCGCGGACTGGATGCGCGGCGTGCGGCAGCGGACGAAGCATTCGGCGGTGGAAAAGGCGCTCGCCTACATGGAGCTCCATTACGGCAGAGACCTGACCCAGCAGGAGGTCGCGGCCCATGTCGAGATGAACGCCGCTTATTTCAGCCTGCTTTTCAAGGAACAGATGGGCCTCTCTTATATCAAATATTTGACCAAGCTGCGCATGGAAAAGGCGAAGACGCTATTGGAGGAAGGCATTCCGACCCAGGAAATCAGCGAGCGAGTGGGATATTATCATGCCCGTCACTTTGCCGAGGTGTTCAAAAAGCAGACCGGCATGACGCCCGGACAATACCGGTCTACCGGGAGAGGGCGATGA
- a CDS encoding ABC transporter substrate-binding protein, translated as MIGMRQKGRCGLFRRTALRLALPALSVLLASCGGAPTPTLVPADDTTTILYLSSNKENEGSSRIISELAREYQNAHPSVRYKFENVSESDLNQRVQLLAASNDLPVLFSYQSGKPLLDLIDSNAALDLERTFAALGMADSLNPAAVELLKAYAEGKGLYALPLEMNIEGFWYNKALFAKYGLQEPRTWDDMLAAAETFKREGIQPFAVAGKEKWPITRLINAYAIRKLGVGAMEKVDKGELSLADPGFVEAADVVQRMGLQGYFGSRVNTIDMGTSVNLFLQGKAAMFYMGSWQLRAFNDRTQNKIGADNVGFFSIPLVRDGLGSLDEYPVNAGLTTSFSKSAYTPEVGDWMRFVFERYGDRAMSELGMVTGFNVKDVPEDAPPLTRMVQSKIGEVKKGALWFEARFSTKAQLLAWDNAQLLVTSAGYSPKEYLGELQRQLGADRAAEGR; from the coding sequence ATGATCGGCATGCGGCAAAAGGGACGGTGCGGCTTGTTCCGGCGGACGGCGCTCCGCCTCGCGCTTCCCGCGCTCTCCGTGCTGCTGGCGTCCTGCGGCGGCGCCCCGACGCCTACGCTCGTACCTGCGGACGATACGACGACGATTCTCTACCTTTCCTCCAACAAAGAAAACGAAGGCAGCTCCAGGATCATCAGCGAGCTTGCCAGGGAATATCAGAACGCGCATCCATCGGTCCGGTACAAGTTCGAGAATGTCTCGGAGAGCGACCTGAACCAGCGCGTGCAGCTGCTCGCGGCGAGCAACGATCTGCCCGTGCTGTTCAGCTATCAATCGGGCAAGCCGCTGCTCGATCTCATTGACAGCAACGCTGCGCTCGACCTGGAGCGGACGTTCGCGGCGCTCGGCATGGCAGACAGCCTTAACCCCGCGGCCGTCGAGCTGCTCAAGGCGTACGCGGAAGGGAAGGGGCTGTACGCGCTGCCGCTCGAGATGAACATCGAAGGCTTCTGGTATAACAAGGCGCTATTCGCAAAATACGGCCTGCAGGAGCCTCGAACCTGGGACGATATGCTGGCGGCGGCGGAAACGTTCAAGCGCGAGGGCATCCAGCCGTTCGCCGTGGCCGGCAAGGAGAAGTGGCCGATCACGCGGCTGATCAACGCCTACGCGATCCGCAAGCTCGGCGTCGGCGCGATGGAAAAGGTGGACAAAGGGGAACTGTCGCTCGCGGATCCTGGCTTCGTCGAGGCGGCGGACGTCGTGCAGCGGATGGGGCTCCAAGGATACTTCGGCTCTCGCGTGAACACGATCGACATGGGCACGTCGGTCAACCTTTTTCTGCAGGGCAAGGCCGCTATGTTCTATATGGGCAGCTGGCAGCTGCGTGCCTTTAACGACCGGACGCAGAACAAGATCGGGGCGGACAACGTCGGTTTTTTCAGCATCCCGCTCGTGCGGGACGGCTTGGGCTCGCTCGACGAATATCCGGTGAACGCCGGCCTGACCACTTCTTTCTCCAAATCCGCTTATACACCCGAGGTCGGCGACTGGATGAGGTTCGTGTTCGAGCGTTACGGGGACCGCGCCATGTCGGAGCTCGGCATGGTAACCGGATTTAACGTGAAGGACGTACCCGAGGACGCGCCGCCGCTCACGAGAATGGTGCAGAGCAAGATCGGCGAGGTGAAAAAGGGCGCGCTGTGGTTCGAGGCCCGCTTCAGCACCAAAGCGCAGCTGCTGGCCTGGGACAACGCGCAGCTGCTCGTCACGAGCGCGGGTTATTCGCCTAAGGAATATCTGGGCGAGCTGCAGCGGCAACTGGGGGCCGATCGCGCGGCGGAGGGACGGTAG